One uncultured Caproiciproducens sp. DNA segment encodes these proteins:
- a CDS encoding hydrogenase maturation nickel metallochaperone HypA, giving the protein MHDYHKAVDFLEEASAKAKAAGRSKVTKINILVGDDSGYSGESIQMYFDDLSKGTICEGTEMGIQQVKSKLRCPKCNELFERKRFDFGCPKCGTQGEPSEVGREVKIESIEMK; this is encoded by the coding sequence ATGCATGATTATCACAAAGCTGTTGATTTTCTGGAGGAAGCCTCCGCGAAAGCAAAAGCAGCAGGCAGGAGCAAAGTAACCAAAATCAATATTTTGGTCGGTGACGATTCCGGATACTCGGGAGAAAGCATCCAGATGTACTTTGATGATTTATCCAAAGGTACCATCTGTGAAGGTACAGAAATGGGAATTCAGCAGGTGAAATCAAAATTACGCTGTCCAAAATGCAACGAGCTGTTTGAACGCAAGCGCTTTGATTTTGGCTGTCCCAAATGCGGCACCCAGGGTGAGCCAAGCGAAGTGGGCAGAGAAGTGAAAATAGAAAGCATTGAAATGAAATGA
- a CDS encoding 4Fe-4S binding protein produces the protein MKLLTFAKIELHNLFSKPATRPYPQQAREYPQRTRGHISNDIDTCVFCGLCSKKCPTGAIAVNRADKSWSIQRFSCIQCGYCVESCPKNCLIMQQSYTQPAEHKTIDTVCQTPEESQNAS, from the coding sequence ATGAAATTACTGACGTTTGCAAAAATCGAACTTCACAATTTATTTTCAAAACCGGCTACCCGGCCTTACCCGCAACAGGCAAGGGAATATCCGCAGCGCACAAGGGGACATATTTCCAATGACATCGATACCTGTGTGTTCTGCGGCCTTTGTTCCAAGAAGTGCCCTACCGGCGCAATAGCGGTAAACCGAGCGGATAAGAGCTGGTCCATTCAGCGGTTCAGCTGCATTCAATGCGGCTATTGTGTGGAAAGCTGCCCTAAAAACTGCCTTATCATGCAGCAGAGTTATACGCAGCCGGCAGAGCATAAAACAATCGATACCGTTTGCCAGACCCCTGAGGAAAGCCAAAACGCATCATAA